GTCCCCTGCCCCATGGCAACAGGCAGGTCGGTTCTGGCATACCGGTGGGTATCTCTGAGCCAGAAGGTTTTAAATCAGCAGAATTGACCCCTTGGGGCCATGCGTCCCGTGCAGGAGAGCTCTGGGCCTTGAGGGGGGTGCGCTTGGCAGGacaggaggggagaaaggggcCAAGGCCACTCATCTGGGCAGCCTGAGGGATGGATGAGCAGGGTGTTCAGAGCTGTGTGCGCATGGCAGGGGAGTCAGATCTGCGGCCTGGGCAGGAGGGTGAGGATGGTGGGGGACAGGGTGTCAGCATGGGGATGTGGCGAGAGGAAGGGCTTTGCAGCACCACTGTCCTGGcctgcagcagaagctgtttcTTGCTGTTGAGCTTGCCCCAGCCACATCAACAGCCCTTCCCCGAACACCCCTGTCAGCAAGGACCTCAGGGGGACACAGAGACAGTAGGGTCCTTCTCAGAGCCGTGTTCCAGGTACACACACAGATCCCATCCAGCACACCCCCTGGGAGCAGCATGGCTGGGCCCTCCAGCTGACCCGACTTTCTCCTTCCGCCTCCCAGCCTGACGAGTACTTGCCGCGGGAATActgggagaagctggtggcAGAAGCAGGCTTTGGGCCGTCCCTGAACTTGAAGGACTGCAGCTGGCCGTACATGCTCCTCATGCGCCTGGGCATGCACATGCTGGAGCTCCTGGTGCAGGCTGTCAAGGTGCCCAGGAACATCCTCAATCCTCGCCTGGAGCCCAAGCTCATCCCCGTCCTCTACCACATCTACTCCTTCCGCAGCAGCTGGCAGGTGAGCCTTGTCCTGAGGGCTCTGGGACTGTGCAGGTCACCTCTTCATGGGAGCTGGGCCTTTGCAAGgcccttttccctccctgctgcttttcctgctcgGGGGTGCTTTGAGAagcctctgctgctgtgcagacaGTGTCAGCACGATCGTTACGTGGTGGCTGACCGACCACATGCCCTTCCAGACTCCAGCCCTAATCCTCTACTGCTGACCTTCACCTCTCTGATTCTCCTCTCCAGGTTGGGCTGATAAAGCCCCATCCCATCTTCTCCCAGATTGTGTCAGACGCTGCAGAGACCATGCTGACCTTTAACTCCTCCGCCATACCTATGCtgtgccccccagtgccctgGACCTCACCCCATTTTGGTGCCTTTGTCCTGAATGACACCAAGTTGATGCGCTTTGTGGATGGGGCCGtccagcaccagctgctgctggagcagtgtCCTCCAGTGAACCTCCACCCCGTGCTGGATGCCCTCAACCAGCTGGGCAACTGCGCCTGGAAGATTAACCAGCCAGTGCTGGACATCATCATCTCCATCTTCAATGACAAAGGCAATGAGAAGCTGGACATCCCGCCGCCCGTCTCGGAGGCCCCCAGgcctccagctgctcccagcaATTCCACTACCTGGAACAAGTCCCAGAAGCACGAGTTGTTGCTGTGCAAGAAGAGGATGGCTGAAATGCACAGCTTGCGCATGGATGCACTCTATAAGCTCTCCATCGCCAACTACGTCAGGGACAAGGTGTTCTGGTTTCCTCACAACATGGACTTCCGAGGCAGGACTTACCCTTGCCCACCTTATTTTAACCACCTCGGTAACGATGTCACCCGGGCCATCTTGCTCTTCGCAGAGGGAAGGCCATTGGGTCCCAAGGGCCTTGACTGGCTGAAGATCCACCTTATTAACCTCACGGGGCTGAAGAAGAAGAATGCCCTGCAGGAGCGGCTGGAGTACGCCAACGAAATCATGGAGGAGATCCTGGACTCAGCTGACCACCCGCTTACGGTAGGTGGGCAACggctggcagggctctgctcgCTCTTGGGATGGAGTGGTGGGATCCTGAACCACAGGGGAATAGCGTGGGCTCCGGGAGCCTGCCACCGGCACCTTGGGACATTCCCCTTCAATCACCAAACTGAAAAGCAGGGAAGTTGCTCTGTGTTTGAGCCCAAATACACTAAGGAAAAAAGGGATTGATGTTGTCTTTAATTTCAGAGGAGACTTAACTGTTCCTCTTACTTAGCATAGCTTctagaaagtaaaataaaatggaaatcaaatcaattttgaaacaaaaacattttcaaagataacactttgagaggaaaaaggaaaacaaagcactgCAGAGTTTCCTAAATAAGTCACGTTTCCATCTGAAAACATGATGAAATATTAAGGAAATGGAGGCATGGTGGGAGGAGGTGCCTTGCCCAGTATATTGTGAGAGCACAGGGGGGGGTTTCCTCTGCTTTGGGGGTCACGAGTGCTGCCTGCTCCTACCAGCATGTGCTTTCCTGTTCCCAGGGCAGAAAGTGGTGGATGAACACAGATGAACCTTGGCAAGCCTTGGCGTGCTGTATGGAAATCGCCAAAGCCTTGCGCTCCCCGGATCCAGCAGCCTACATCTCTCACTTCCCGGTTCACCAGGTGGGAGCCCAGCGGATCTGTGTGGCCCGTGTGGCTGAGCGAGGGGTGGAAAacgggcagggcaggagctcaGGGCAGGAGCATCCAGGTCTCCAACGCTGCATTTACTACGCCATGTGGCCAGGCTTTCTTAAGAATGGAAGTGTGGTCTACAGGCGTCTTGGCTTGAGAACTCCAGTAATTTGCTGCTGTGTGCAGTCATTAATGAGCCAGTACAGTCATTAACGAGCCAGTACAGTGAAGTGCTGCTTTGCTTCCTGTGGCTAGAGCAGTGCCTGTCTGGGAGATGGCCGTCAGCTGCCCGCAGGGTGAGAGCCCAGCCAGTCTTACCTTCTCCAGCTGCGGGATCAGGAGTGGAAATCAGCCTGACCCTGGCTGGGTAGGACGTGGTGTGGGTGCATCCAAAGTGTTttgggctgtgctgaggatttGGGGACCTTTGCTCCACTCCTGTTCTGAGGCTGGAgccaagcagctctgcaggagcacAAGATGGGAGGTCTGGACCTCTGCAGGGGCACAGAGCTGATCTGTTCCCGCATTCAGTGATGTGGCTGTCACTCACCACGTGCCCTGTCCCTGTTTGGTCCCAGATGTGCCCACACTCTGAGCGGGGAAGTGCAGTCGCTCGGGTCCTGCTCAGCTCTCTGAAGGCATCTGTCCTTcccagctggagagaggagccaGGCAGCCTCTCCGTTAGCCAGCACTCGCCCCTTTCTCCCTGCTGCGTCCCAGCAGATCTGCAGCTTTCTCCACAGCCGCTGCCCAGCTAGCTATCTGTCTGCGCTGATAAATCCCCTTGCTGCATGGGAGACAATGATTAATTGTTTTCCTGGTGAGAGGGGTTTGCTCATTTATCTCATTAGAAGATCAGATGGCCCTAATGAAGTGTGTGTGTAGGGGAGAACAGGGGCGTTTTCTGCCAGTAGCGATGGTCTGGAATATGTATGAGACTGTCTAAACTGATATTGTTATGACAACAAAAGATCAAGAGAGCAGTTGGGGGTGTGTGGAAGATGCCTCTAATGAAATTCAAGCAAGGACTTCTTCTGGAGGGCACCCGAGTCTGTCTCCACCTGAGTCATCAGCACTTGGTTAATAGAGGCAGCTCCTCTGCCGCGGCAGGGCTGCCAGAGCCCTGTCAGTTCTCGGCTCTGCAACTTGCTGCACTGCAgggtgtggggaggaggaggaggagggttgatcctgccagcagctgcaggctcccttTGACCAGGCAgagccccagcacaggaggagcagggacggcccaaagcagcagcatatCTTCTGTGAGAAGCGTTTCTGCTGGTGCCGTTTGAGGAATGGCAGGACCTTCCCACGCCATTGTTCAAGTCCTGCCTGTCTCCTCCAGGCTGATCTTGGTCCAGGAGGGCTGTCAGGGCAGCTGCTGTGACAGATCGGTTGGCATGCCTCTGTAAGTGCAGCTTTGGGAAAGGCTGGGTCGGAGCTGCTTTCTGTCAGGAGgatgttttcagcagcagcacagctagCTGGAGCCTTAGAGTCAGCTGTGGCTTTGCTGCGTGATCTTTGGCTTGGCCTGCCTCTTCCTGCCTCTGATCCCGCTCTGGGGTTTTCTGGGGTTGTTTTGACTGCTGGCTCCTGGGGCTTCTTTTAGCATCCCAGACTGATTTGttgttttccaaattttctgtctttcagtatTTCCACAGAGCTCTGATGTCTTTGAAAATTCATGGAGGGGGCAGTGTGATGtgaggttttctctttttaaacttCATAGGCAGCAGTAGTTAGTGATGAGACCCAGACAGGAAAACTGGCCAGAAGGAAGATGGAAACTAGTGTGGCCCTGGCCACTGCTGGGAGATCAGCTGCAAACCTGTCCGAAGAGATGGGGGAAAATGGCAGTACACTTGGCTCAGAAGGTTATGTGTGCTGTTGAGCCGGGCGGATGAGCAGGGCTCTGTCCACACGCTAACACCTTGTTTCCACCCTGCTCTCTTCCCACACGCAGGACGGCTCTTGCAATGGTCTTCAGCACTACGCGGCTCTTGGCCGGGACCTTATTGGTGCCGTCTCCGTCAATCTGATGCCCTGCCATGTCCCCCAGGATGTCTACAGTGCGGTGGCCCAACAGGTGAGGcgcagcagggacaggaggagGTCTCCTCTTGGACCTGCTTCCCCCCTTGCCAGTGTGTTGGACAGGGTCACTCCAGTTCCCAAGGAGAAAGGTCGAGGTAAGACCAGCGTACAgagggctgggagagcacaaGCTGGTCACCAGCAGAGTCTCTCCCTCCCCGAATGGGAACCACTGCAGCTGCAGTGGGGATCTGGCTGGAGATCTCTCCTGAGAGAGGTGGTATGAGAAATCCACTGGGATTTCTCCTGTCCTGACTTTTCTTGAATGAAGTCTGGGAGAAGGAGAATAGAGAGGTGGAAGAGAGCAGAGAGTGTTCCTCATCTCTTGGTCACAGCTGGCTGGCCCACAGGTTATGGGATTTTCTGCGTTTGAGCTGGGTaggagggagcaggcagagattCAGCCCTTGGCACTGCTGCTCAGTCTTCAGTTTTCTTGGCAAGACATGATGTGAAATGAGCCCGCTGGGAAGTGTGCTGAGATCTGCCAGACTCGCTCAACTGGCTTTGAACCCCTGGCTCTCTCTTCTAGGTCTCTGCATGTTTTATCCGGGCAACGCCGCagcagagggcaggaggagcacacagagggtgcAGGGGGTGGCAGAGATGGGAGAACCCAAGTCCAGAGCCACAGTCCTAGTGCCACGTCCTTGTGATGTCCAGCACCACCCAGCTGCCAAGTGCCGCTGCTCTGCTGAGGCAGCCGTAGAAAGCTCTGGTCCCCACAGGCAGGGATATCTGTGAGATCTGGATGCCTCTTGATTCTTTTAGCAGATGATCTCTGTTAACCGGGGCTGCAAGGTTTCTGATGGGAGTTCAAGCCAGGCAGTGCACAGCTGGGAGGGCCTTGTGGTTCCCCTGACTCTTCCCCCAGCCAAGGAGGGGGCTTGGGCCAGCatggcttgcagcagggctgacCTGGGGTGTTCTCCTCCTCAGGTGGAGGAGTTTCGGAAGAAGGATGCTGAACAGGGGGTGAAGATTGCCCAGGTGCTGCAAGGCTTTGTCAGTCGCAAGGTGGTGAAGCAGACGGTGATGACAGTGGTGTATGGTGTCACACGCTACGGCGGGCGGCTGCAGATGGAGAAGCGTCTCAAGGAGATTGACGAGTTCCCTGAGGTAGCGTGCCTACCCGGCCTCCCCCTGCAGTGTTTTGTTCAGCTCTCGGTCCCTGCTGGGAGAGGTACCTGCACTGCCCTTCTGTGGGTTTTCTTCCTGCCTTGCTCTCTCCTTACCCCCCAAATCTCAGCTGGCAGAGGGACATGCAGGACTGAGCCCCCGCCCCGTGCCTGTGCCAGGCTTGTCCACAGCTGTCTGCCAGCATGGCTGGGTGGGGAGGGATTCTTCAGGTGGGGCTGCTCCTCATCCTTCCTAGGTTCAGCGTGACAGCCTCAGCGGGGGTTTCAGGTGCAAAACCAGTTTGTGGCTGTGCTCTTCCCTCTGGAAGTGGCCCTTGTCTCTAGCAGAGCTCTTGGCTCCTCCTGGCACCTCGTTCTCATTGTGTGACCCCACTGTGAGACGGTCCTTGCTGAGTGGGTGATTTGCCGTGGCAGGTTGGTGCTGGGAGTGTTTCTGCTGTGTGTTACATTCCTGGGGCGGATGAGGCAGCGAGAGCCTCCCGTTTGTCCAGGGACGTTACATAGAGACCAGCCTGTCCTTGGACAAGGAGCCGTCTGAAATGCTGATCTCAGCGTCCCTCCATCACAACCCACTGCCATCTGCAGCAGCTCAAGACTTAGCACAGTCTGTGATGGATGCAATTTTGAGGCACCAGCGAGCGGGGAGATGCTCTTTTAGCTTACGCTAGGTCCCATCGCTTTCCTTCGCATCTTTTGCTGCCCCTTTGCCTGACCCCTCGCTCTGCCTTTGGTCTGTGCAGGAATACTTATGGGAAGCGTCTCACTACCTTGTAAAGCAGGTGTTCAATGGCATCAAGGAGATGTTCTCAGCAACTCGAGACATCCAGGTAAGGTGcctgtttcctcttctctctctctgcctcttcctcctccctggcctGCCCATACACAGACCAGGGGACACTCCATGGGGAGAGATGGTTCTTCTGGGTCCTGGCCCAGAGGGGATCCTCCTGTCTCAGCCTGGAGGTGTGGGATCGTGCCTGCTGCATGGCCAAACTCCCCCGTAAGCGCTGGACTGTCACAGTTGGTGATAGGAGTCAGACTCGCctgtgctgggaggggatggggtcTCCCAGCTGCCCATACTAATTCCAGCTGCTTTCTTCCCCACTTCCCCCTGCTAAAGAGCTGGCTGACGGAGAGTGCTAAGCTCATTGCCCAGTCGGGACGGACGGTGGAGTGGGTCACACCGCTGGGTCTCCCCATCGTGCAGCCCTACTATCGGTCCAGGTCCACTGTGGTGAGTATTTGGTGTGCGGGACTCCTCTACCCCTCCCTCTGCCGTGGTGGGGAGCAGGAAGAGGGCAGCCAGGCTTTGAAGCAGCAAGCTAAAGCCTGGCAGGTTGGCATCTCCTGCGGGCAAGCCTGCAGAGCAGGTAGGATTCATGTGTGCAGGCACATCCTCCAGCCTCATCGCTCCCTGCAGAGACTGGAGTGTGTGGGTGGGCTGGTGAGGAATCTCTGCTGCTCCCGTCCCACTCAGGCAGCTGGGGCACGGGCCCGTTCCCCACACCGAGGAGCCTTCCCCAGGGCTCGCGTGATTCAATcttgctgctctctcctcccatGCACTGCTGCACTGACTCACATCTCCCCAGCCTGTCTCGTCCTCGCAGCCGCTCACCTCCAGGAGCCCTTCTCTTAGCCCTCGCAGGGGTGAATCAGCGTGTCGCTGGGAAGGGGTGAAGGATGCCTGCCAGCATCCTCAGGAGGGAAAGCAGGCAAGGTGTCACTGAGAAGTGACAGCTGCCACGGTGACTGGGATGCCCTGGAAAGGTCCATGCCCAGACCCTGAGTTGCAGCCAGGGATGTTCCCTGCAGAGCAGTTTAGCCTGTAGTTGGTGCGAAGTTCAGGGCCACGCCAAGTGCCTCGTGCTGGCTGGGCAGTGCAGTGTGACAGCTCATcccctttatttatttctcccCACAGCTGAATTGCAGCATGCAGAACCTGAGTGTGAAAAATTCCAACAGTAACCAGTAAGTATGAAGCCACTGTCTTTACTGAgcccctgctgtccccagcctgtgcaTCAGGGACAAAACCTTCCCATCAGTGGAACCTGCCAATGAGTGCCAAAGCTCCTGGTATGCCCCTGAGCTGCAGAAAGCCAGCCAGAGGAGTGGGGCCCTGTGTTTCAGCAGGGCCTTGAGGCTTTCCGGGGCTGCCCCATCAATCCCAGCCAAGACCTCTGTGCTGGCACTCTCATCTCTGGTCCTGAAAGTGCCCCagctcctcccttctcccactctGTGCTGCAGGAAGCCTGATACAGTGAAGCAGAAGAACGCCTTCCCACCCAACTTCATCCACTCTCTGGACTCAACGCACATGATGCTCACAGCTCTGCACTGCCTCAGGtagggagcaggcagctgggacTCTTCCCTGGCTCTGTGACTCTCTTTCTGCTGGCAAAGCGTCACCAGGGCAAGGCGTGCGATGTGAGAAAGAAGTTTCCCTGGTGGGTGGATGTTTGGGCCTTCTGGCAGAGAAGGGCTAGCAGAGGGGTTAGCAGTCTTTCTGTGGGCGCTGTGCAGGGAGTCCCCCTCCTTGCGTAGTCCCTGCTTATGTCCCAGCAAGAGGGTCTACGTGGGGTGGGGGACGTTGCAGAGAGGGGGCTCTCGGCACTACATCTTGGCACCTTCTACCTCCCAGGCAGGGTCTGACCTTCGTCTCAGTCCACGATTGCTACTGGACTCATGCGCTCACCGTGGACATCATGAACCAGGTAAAAGTGTCCTCCTGGGTCCTTTGTGAGCAGGGATCTTGCTGATCTGTCCTCTGGGCACTTGCcagcccttgcctcccctggGCTTTGCTCCACAGGCTGATTTATTTACCCAGGCGAGGTGAACCTGGGGCGCTTGCTGGCAGTTACACCTGATTTCCTAGTGCCATAGCCCCATCTCCTCCCACCCTTCAGGGAGTGCATAGGGGAGAATCTGTGCCCGTAAATCAGTGCTAAACACAGCgcctggcagagctggcaccTCTGTCCTGCCCTGGGCTCTTTCCCCTGGAGTGCTGTGAGGGCTGTTGTGCAGTAGTTTGATAAATGGGGGTCAGCCTCTGCTTCCCACCTCCCCAGGCTGATTCCCTTCACCCTTGTCCGGcagccccccccttcccactcTTGCCCGCTGCTTTCCCTGCCCCTCACCTCTGACCTGTCTTGGCTGAGAACactgaggggaaggaggggaaaacgCCTGTTAACCTGCAACTCACCATTGCTCCCTGGATCAGATCTGTCGGCAGCAATTTGTGGCTCTGCACAGTGAGAAGATCCTGCAGGATCTGTCTGAGTTCATGCTGGAGAAATACTGCAGGTAT
This window of the Grus americana isolate bGruAme1 chromosome 28, bGruAme1.mat, whole genome shotgun sequence genome carries:
- the POLRMT gene encoding DNA-directed RNA polymerase, mitochondrial isoform X2, which produces MSLLRLRAALLGPARLRGGGIPWSVLRNYSASAKEKARRNTVCERTELLEVLKARVKQLQASNVPEVTVNKVELASLGNDKYQVPLRNVVAPSPAEEQPALMGRGESPARPGSWVEKLKKEMYIRQLKVERKLSIAASQPGNQANAKPMRKTKAKAKAKKSLKSPKAKAAAAWSRSHAGSHSVYAHGKPRVAAVKEGTKAERPQRVLEDKDSSQYKILQQTIQSNLECFLFLQQPGEAERFLLLYHSSPVKRRLLNVNAYNIVMRSWARKGRLQRINRLFSMLESVGLRPSLDSYAAALECMGRNQSSTKAIRRCVQQLKNDGFHVDELFQKCLFEEDEKEKVLRAIRVVQPNYQLPPPPKPETCKSSLLQDFYSKELQERFQQQLEMELDNTITIESVESTKPLTPQAIKARKLLATLRSRWHDSILQALQKSKLSMSKFKTVSGYNILYPYLCLLPDEEYVGIMLQILNTLSPQGESLAVLARELGSKVYNRYITQRKLRSRQLEKVQEVYKDYIHLLAKDSQPDEYLPREYWEKLVAEAGFGPSLNLKDCSWPYMLLMRLGMHMLELLVQAVKVPRNILNPRLEPKLIPVLYHIYSFRSSWQVGLIKPHPIFSQIVSDAAETMLTFNSSAIPMLCPPVPWTSPHFGAFVLNDTKLMRFVDGAVQHQLLLEQCPPVNLHPVLDALNQLGNCAWKINQPVLDIIISIFNDKGNEKLDIPPPVSEAPRPPAAPSNSTTWNKSQKHELLLCKKRMAEMHSLRMDALYKLSIANYVRDKVFWFPHNMDFRGRTYPCPPYFNHLGNDVTRAILLFAEGRPLGPKGLDWLKIHLINLTGLKKKNALQERLEYANEIMEEILDSADHPLTGRKWWMNTDEPWQALACCMEIAKALRSPDPAAYISHFPVHQDGSCNGLQHYAALGRDLIGAVSVNLMPCHVPQDVYSAVAQQVEEFRKKDAEQGVKIAQVLQGFVSRKVVKQTVMTVVYGVTRYGGRLQMEKRLKEIDEFPEEYLWEASHYLVKQVFNGIKEMFSATRDIQSWLTESAKLIAQSGRTVEWVTPLGLPIVQPYYRSRSTVLNCSMQNLSVKNSNSNQKPDTVKQKNAFPPNFIHSLDSTHMMLTALHCLRQGLTFVSVHDCYWTHALTVDIMNQICRQQFVALHSEKILQDLSEFMLEKYCSPGRETRALWQKRLMEQLSNVPRTGDFNLKKVMDSTYFFS
- the POLRMT gene encoding DNA-directed RNA polymerase, mitochondrial isoform X1, translated to MSLLRLRAALLGPARLRGGGIPWSVLRNYSASAKEKARRNTVCERTELLEVLKARVKQLQASNVPEVTVNKVELASLGNDKYQVPLRNVVAPSPAEEQPALMGRGESPARPGSWVEKLKKEMYIRQLKVERKLSIAASQPGNQANAKPMRKTKAKAKAKKSLKSPKAKAAAAWSRSHAGSHSVYAHGKPRVAAVKEGTKAERPQRVLEDKDSSQYKILQQTIQSNLECFLFLQQPGEAERFLLLYHSSPVKRRLLNVNAYNIVMRSWARKGRLQRINRLFSMLESVGLRPSLDSYAAALECMGRNQSSTKAIRRCVQQLKNDGFHVDELFQKCLFEEDEKEKVLRAIRVVQPNYQLPPPPKPETCKSSLLQDFYSKEKRVLYPKLDFSVQELQERFQQQLEMELDNTITIESVESTKPLTPQAIKARKLLATLRSRWHDSILQALQKSKLSMSKFKTVSGYNILYPYLCLLPDEEYVGIMLQILNTLSPQGESLAVLARELGSKVYNRYITQRKLRSRQLEKVQEVYKDYIHLLAKDSQPDEYLPREYWEKLVAEAGFGPSLNLKDCSWPYMLLMRLGMHMLELLVQAVKVPRNILNPRLEPKLIPVLYHIYSFRSSWQVGLIKPHPIFSQIVSDAAETMLTFNSSAIPMLCPPVPWTSPHFGAFVLNDTKLMRFVDGAVQHQLLLEQCPPVNLHPVLDALNQLGNCAWKINQPVLDIIISIFNDKGNEKLDIPPPVSEAPRPPAAPSNSTTWNKSQKHELLLCKKRMAEMHSLRMDALYKLSIANYVRDKVFWFPHNMDFRGRTYPCPPYFNHLGNDVTRAILLFAEGRPLGPKGLDWLKIHLINLTGLKKKNALQERLEYANEIMEEILDSADHPLTGRKWWMNTDEPWQALACCMEIAKALRSPDPAAYISHFPVHQDGSCNGLQHYAALGRDLIGAVSVNLMPCHVPQDVYSAVAQQVEEFRKKDAEQGVKIAQVLQGFVSRKVVKQTVMTVVYGVTRYGGRLQMEKRLKEIDEFPEEYLWEASHYLVKQVFNGIKEMFSATRDIQSWLTESAKLIAQSGRTVEWVTPLGLPIVQPYYRSRSTVLNCSMQNLSVKNSNSNQKPDTVKQKNAFPPNFIHSLDSTHMMLTALHCLRQGLTFVSVHDCYWTHALTVDIMNQICRQQFVALHSEKILQDLSEFMLEKYCSPGRETRALWQKRLMEQLSNVPRTGDFNLKKVMDSTYFFS